The genome window CTTCGGAAAGCGGCCGGTGTTGCGACAGGCGCGCCACCACCACGATGGCGAAGGCCAGCGTGAGCAGCCCCTGCCCCACCACGAACAGCACGCCATAGATGGTCGAATACCAATGGGGATCGAGCGACATCACCCAATCCACCGAAGCGAAAGTGAGCGTGAGCACGTAGATCACCAGGCTCGGCCCGCTCAGTTGCCGCAGCCGGCGGGTGAGCATCAGGTCGCCGCTCTGATCCTGCTGTTTCGACCAGCGATTGAGAAAAAAGATGAGCAGCGCCCAGATGGCAAAATAGGCGATGGTGCGGGCGGTGAAGAACGGCACGTTGAGATAACGCGCTTTGTGCTGCAAAATGGCGTCGCCGCTCACCGCTTCGGGCCGCGCCCACAAATACAATTCCTGGAGGCCGAATGCCAGCGGCAGGAACAGCACGATCATCAGCGGCAGCGTGCGCGAGCTGGCTTCGAGCAGGCGCTGAATGGAAAAGCCCCAGCCGCCACCCACCAAATGATGCAGCGCCAGCAGGGCAAAGCTGCCGAGCGTGAGGCCCAGCCAGAAGAGATAGCCGAGCAGGTAAGATTGAAAGAACTGCGCCGTGCCGAGCGCAGCGCCCACGCCGCACAGTGCCAGCGCCAGCACGCCGACGATCAAGGCGCGTTGTTGCCAGCGGGCCAGGATCGGCGTCAAAGTATCGGCGTGGTTCATGGCGTCGCTCCGAGTTGGGCGCGCTGGCCGGCCGGCACGTCGTCAAGCGTGGCGTTTTGGCTCAATTGCAGGGCGCGGATGTACGCCACAATCGCCCAGCGATCATCGGGCGGCACGCGATCGGCATAGCTGTACATGGTTCCGAATCCATTGGTCATCACATCGAAAAAGTATCCCGCCGGCGCTTCGCGCAGCCGCTGAATATGCAAAGAGGGCGGCCTGCGCATGCCGCGCTGCACGATCATGCCGCTACCGTCACCGAGGCGGGCATGGCAGGGCGCACAGTAAATGTTGTAGCGCTCCTGACCGCGCGCCAGCAGTTTCGGAGTGAGGGCAACGGGCAGGCGATCCACCAACTGGTTGCCGACTTTGCCGGTGTAAAGATAGGCATCGGTGCGGAGCTGGCCGCGGCCGATGGTGCCCGGCACCTGAGGCCGCGAGGCACGGCCATCCGCGAAAACCGTGCTGCCTTCCAGCGGCTCGAGGCGGGGCTGATCATGCATATCCTGCCGGCAGCCGGACGCGAGCACGGCCAGCACCAACAAACCAAGCGTGGTGGCCGAGGGAGAAAGCGAATTCTTCTTGCGGGTCATGCGATACTGTTGGTTTTAATCACGCGATTCAATGTTGTCCCAATAGGCGGCCGCCCTCAAGGCTCGACTTCGTGCACCGCGTCGGGTTGAAGGCTCTCCAAAAAGGCTCTGGTCGTCAGGGGATCGAACTTGGGATCGTTGGCCTGAATGCACAGGAAAAAACGGTCGCGCGAGGCGCGCTCGAAAGGCTCGACGTTGAACACCGGATGATAAGGCTGCGGCAGGCCGTTGAGCGCAAACATCGCCAGCACCGCGGTAAAGGCGGCGAACAAAATCGTGGTCTCGAAGGTGATCGGAATGAACGAGGGCCAACTGTTGAACGGCCGGCCGCCGACGTTGAGCGGATAGTCGATGACGGCGGCATAATATTGAAAAAAGAAGCCGACAAAGCAGCCCACCAGTCCGCCGATCAAAACGATGCGCGGCAGGCGGTTGCGATGCACGTGGATCGCTTCGGCCAGGCCTTCGATTGGAAACGGCGAGTAGGCATCCACTTTGCGGTAGCCTTCGGCATGCGTGCGTTTCGCCGCGGCCAGCAGCGCGCCGGGCGTTGCGAACTCGGCCAGCAGGCCGTAGAGCGCAGTGTCGTTGGTCGATTTCGTGCCGGTATTCATGGGCTGGTATTGACTCCTGGAGTGCGAGAACGGCAGCGGGGCCCGCGGCGCCGCGCTGCCGGCTTGCGTCTGCCAGCTTGGTTTATTTGCGTTCTTCCGTGGGCACCAGCGTGCGCATCTCGAAGATCGAGATGGCGGGCAGCACGCGCACGAACAGGAAGATCAGCGCGAAGAACAAGCCGATGGTGCCGAGATAGGTCGCCCAGTCCCAGGTCGTGGGATAATACATGCCCCACGCGGAGGGCAGAAAATCACGGTGCAGACTGGTGACGACGATGACGAATCGTTCCAGCCACATGCCGATGCTGACCACGATCGAAATCGCGAACAGCCAGATCGTGCTGCTCTGCACCTTTTCGATCCACAACAATTGCGGCACGAGCAGGTTGCAGAGGAGCAAGGCCCAGTAAGCCGGGGCATAGGGGCCGGTCCAGCGATTCCACATCATGTACCATTCATACTGGTTGCCGCTGTACCACGCCATGAAGGCCTCCACGGCGTAGCCATAAGCGACGATCAAGCCGGTGGCCAGCATGATCTTGGCCATGTTGCGCAGATGCACGGTGGTGATGAAATCTTCCAAACCATAGATCGCGCGCAGCGGAATCGCGAGAATCAGAACCATGGCGAAACCGGCATAGATGGCGCCCGCCACGAAGTAGGGCGGAAAGATGGTCGCGTGCCAGCCGGGGATGATCGACATCGCAAAGTCGAAGCTGATCACCGTGTGCACCGACAACACCAGCGGCGTGGCCAGGCCGGCGAGCAGCAGGTAGGTGGTTTCATAGCGCGACCAGTGCACCGCCGAACCGCGCCAGCCCATGGCAAGAAAGCCATAGATCAGGCGCAACCACCGGTTCTTTGTGCGATCGCGCAGCGTGGCCAGATCGGGCAGCAGGCCGATATACCAGAACAGCGCCGAGACCGAGGCATACGTGGTGATGGCAAACACGTCCCACGCCAGCGGGCTGCGGGTTTGCGGCCACAGCGCCATGGTGTTGGGGTAGGGCAACAGCCAATATGCCAGCCACGGCCGGCCGACGTGAATGAGCGGGAAGATGCCGGCACACGCCACCGCAAACAGCGTCATGGCCTCGGCAAAGCGGTTGATCGAAGTTCGCCAAGCTTGCCGGAACAACAGCAGGATGGCGGAGATCAACGTGCCGGCGTGGCCGATACCGATCCACCAGACCAGGTTGATGATCGCGAAGCCCCATCCCACGGGATTGTTGATGCCCCAGATGCCCACGCCCTTGACAAACAAGTAGGCAAGGGCGGCAAACAGCATCATCACGCCGGCAAACGCAATGGTGAATCCGATGATCCAGCCCTTGGGCGTTTTGCGGGTGAGCACGATCGCGCTCACCTTGTCGGTGATCGAGCCGTAAGTGTGGCCGGGCGCGAGTACCGGCGCCTCCTGGCGGTAGTTTGTCAGCTTTTTGATCAGCGTTTCAGTTTGTGCCATGTTTCTTGCGCGATGATTGTCGTCTCGCCTGTGCCTTCCATTCAATTCGCAGCCATTTGCGGCGCTGCCCCAATCTTGCCGGCGCGCAGCTTACGCGTGGCTGCTTTCTTCCGCCAGGGCCGGGTTGGGATTGCGCAGCCGCGCCAGATACGTGGTGCGGGGCCGGGTGTTCAAATCAGTCAGCAGGCCATAGTTGAGCGGGCTCTCTTTCAGCTTGGCCACGCGGCTGTTCGGGTCATTGAGATTGCCGAAGATGATCGCTTGCGCCGGGCACACCTGCTGGCAGGCGGTGAGAATCTCGCCGTCGGCGATGGCGCGTTCTTCCTTCTTGGCTTCGATGCGCGCCGCGTTGATGCGTTGCACGCAGTAGGTGCATTTTTCCATCACCCCGCGCGAGCGTACGGTGACATCGGGGTTGCGCTGCAGCTTGACGATCGGCGTTTCGAAATCGGAATACAGCAGGAAGTTGAAGCGCCGCACTTTGTAGGGGCAGTTGTTGGCGCAGTAGCGTGTGCCCACGCAGCGGTTGTAGACCATGTCATTCAAGCCTTCGGAGCTGTGCACCGTCGCGCCCACCGGACAAACCGGCTCACACGGCGCCTTTTCGCAGTGCATGCACGGCACCGGCTGATGGTAGGTGTCGGGATGATCGAGATCGCCTTCGTAGTAGCGATCCACGCGAATCCAGTGCATCTCGCGGCCGATGAGCACCTGCTCCTTGCCGACCACCGCGATGTTGTTCTCCGACTGGCAGGCGATCGTGCAGGCATTGCAGCCGAGGCAGGCATTCAAATCGATCACCATCCCCCAGGCGTTGTCTTCGTATTTGTGCTCGGGGTAGAGCGTCATCTCCGGCGCCGGCTCGTGGCCCATCTCATGGATGAACTCCGGATGCGCGACGAACTCCGCCAGTGTGCCGGTGCGCACGAGATGGCGATTCTCCATGCTGTGATGCATCTGGCTGGTGGCCAGGCGATGGCGCTCGCCGGTCTTGCGGATTTCCAGGCCGTGCCCAAACCAGGGCGCTGCCGAGGTACGCAACGCATAAGCATTGAATCCGGTGCCGCTGGCAAGCTGGCCGCCGCGGCTACGGCCATAGCCGAAGTGAACGGTCACAGTTGCTTCGGGATGGCCGGGCATGATCCACACCGGCGCATTGACCGTGCGGCCTTGATACTGCAGTTCGACGACCTCCTCATTCTGCAATTTTAGGCGCTGTGCGGTTGCCGGGCTGAGCAACGCGGCATTGTCCCAAGTGAGCTTGGTGAGCGGCTTGGGCAACTCTTGCAGCCAGCCGTTGTTGGCGAAGCGTCCATCACCCACGCTGGGGTCTGGCCGAAAGCAAATGGCGAGACTCGCGCCGGCTGCCGTTCCGGTTGGCGGCGGCAACTGGCCGGTGAACGTAACGGACTTCAGCGGTAGTGCGGTGTTGGCCACTACACCGTCATGCACCGACACCTGCCAGAAGGTTTCAAAGTCCGGCGTATTATGCTGCTTCTGCCAATACTCGCGCACGCTGTCGTAGCCGCTCGAACCGCTTTGGCCGAGCATGACGGCCAGCATCTCATGCGCAGATTTGCTGTTGTACAGCGGCGCAATCAGCGGCTGGATGATCGTCACCGAGCCGTCGAAAGCGCGGCCGTCACTCCACGACTCGAGATAGTGTGATTCGGGAATATGCCAGTGGCACAACGCGGCGGTTTCATCATCATGCAGACTGAGCTGCACGCGCAGACCCACTTTCGCGAGTGCACCGGCGAAATCCAGGTCAGCGGGCGCGGTGAATACGGGATTGCCGCCCATCATCACCAGCACTTCGACGGCGCCGGCGTTCATGTCATTGACCAATTCGCGCAGCGAGGCCATTTGGTCGACCGGCTCGGCCTCGACCGGCGCGGTGTACACGACGGTGTTGCCGGCATTGCCCAACGCATGATTCAAAGCGTGCGCCAGCAGATGCACCACCGGCGGCTGGCTGTCGCCCACGATCACAATGCCGGCGCCGCGGTGAGACTTCAAATCATCGGCAATGGCTTTGATCCATTTCTCCTGGCCGCTGTCGAGCGCAGCCGGCGTGCTGCCAATGCCGCATTCCGCTGCCACCGCCCGCACAATATTCTCGAGGGCAGCCGGCGGCAGCGCCCAACGATGATCCGCCATACTGCCGGTCAGGGTGGGCGTGCTTTCGATCATGTAGAGCCGGTTCATCTTCTGCTCGCCGTCCACGACGCGACGCTGGCTGGAAAATTCGCGGGCGTAACGTACGCTGTTGGGATGATCGATGAGAAAATCGGCGTCGAGCGCGAGAACCACCGCGGCGCGGTCGAAGCGATAGTGCGTCTCCACCACTTCGCCGAATGCCAGGGTGGCACCGGCGCGGGCATGATCGCGGCTGGTGGGTTCGTATTGATGCCATTTGGCCGCCGGGAAGGCTGCCCGCATGCGCTGCAACTGATCCGCCAGCGTCGGAGAAGTGACGGTTTCGGTGAGCACGCGCAGGCCTGCGCCCTGCTTTTGGCGCAGCGCTTCCAGCTTCAAGTTGAACTCGGAGAGAAAAGCTTCCCACGTGCTCACCCGGCCCGTGCGCGTGACCACCTGCGCCCGGTCGGGATCATAGAGTGTCAGCACCGAGGCTTGCGCGAAAATGTCCGTTGCGCCCAGGCTGGCAGGATGCTCGGGATTGCCTTCGACTTTGGTGGGCCGGCCCATGTGGCTTTCCGCCAGCAAACCCTGCGCGAAACCGCGCTGCAGCATGGCCGTGGCAAAATAGACCGGCTTGCCGGGCACGATTTGCTCGGGCGGCTGCACGTAGGGAAAAATCTTCTCCACCGGCTGGCGCGTGCACGCATTCAGACCGGCGAGCGCCAGCGAGGCGCCCATGAACTTGAGAAAATTGCGGCGATTGACGGCGCTGGAATAATCCACCACACCGGGCGCGAATTCATTTTCCACGAACTGCTGGAAGGCCGGCGTTTCGGCCAACTCTTCCAGACAGCGCCAATACTGCTTGCCCTGCTTGCCGTTCAAGCGCCGGCGAATCTCCTCCAAATCGAGGTGAGGGGTATCGGTCATCGTGCTCATCGATGGCAAATGGAACAATCGGTTAGTTTGCGAATCTGATATTCCTGCACCAGTTGGGCGCCGAGTTTCTCTTGATCCTCCGCCTGCCAGGTGGTGCTGAAAACCTGGTCGCGCGGCCGTACGAATTTCTCCGGATTGCGATGGCATTGCAGACACCAAGCCATCTCCAACGGGTTCTCGCGCCAGGTGAGCGCCATCTCCTGAATCGGGCCGTGACAGGTCACGCACCCGACTCCCTTTTTCAGATGGATGCTGTGGTTGAAATAAGCGAAGTCGGGGAGATCATTGACCCGCACCCAGGCAATCGCACGATCGCTGCGCCAGCTTTCGCGCACCGGCTCGAGGATTTCCGCGGTGGTGTGAATCTGGGAATGGCAGGTCATGCAGGTTTTCGTGGCGGGAATGCCGGCGAAAGCGCTTTCTTCCACGGAGGTGTGGCAGTAACGGCAGTCGATGCCGAGTTGGCCGACGTGATGGCGGTGGCTGAAGGCCACGGGCTGCTCGCGCACCACATTGGCCTGCGTCACGTAGGAGGAACGTTCAAGAACCAGCATCAACCACAGGAAACCGCCGACAAAAAAGACTGCGCCGAAAATGCTTACTTTGGAAAGGGTGTTTGTACTCGGATGAAAAATCTGAGCCATCAGAATTCTCGAATCAATGATCAGGCCGAAAGCTGTTTTCAAATTGCCTAAGCATACTGCAGGCGGGCACGCCTGAGCCGCGATGGTTCACCGGGCCGGCGCGACGACTTGGTGGGAGTGCTCCCTACCCTTCCTGACTTGCATACAGCGAAGCGGGCTTGCACCGGCGAGCCTAATCATCTCCTCGAACTCGCCGGACAGCCTGATTGCACACGATGTGGTTCAAAACAGGTGACAAAAATAGAAAAGAATCCTCCATTGTCAAGCGATTTCCTTGTCGTCTCTGAGAAAATTCATGGCGCAGCGCGGCATGAATGTGCCTTCGCGCAGCGCGTCATTTCGTCGCAACTGCCTTCTTCATTGGCTCCTTAACCATCCGCGCGCGCGGGTCACGGCCTTGCGCCAGTTTTGATAAAGATGCTGGCGCTCGTCCTCCGGCATCCGCGGTGAAAAGCGCGTTTCCTCGCGCCAGTGTTGTGCGAGGTCATCGAGATCGCGCCAGCAGCCAACCGCCAATCCCGCCAGATAAGCAGCGCCCAGCGCCGTGGTCTCCGTCACCGCCGGACGCACCACCGGAGTGGGCACGATGTCCGCCTGAAACTGCATGAGCAAGTCATTACGCACGGCGCCGCCGTCCACGCGCAATTCGGTGATGGTGGTGTTGGCGTCTTCCTGCATCGCCTCGGCAAGATCGCGCGCTTGATAGGCAATGGCTTCCAGCGCGGCGCGCGCCAGATGGCTGCGATTAGTGCCGCGCGTCAACCCCACGATCGTACCGCGCGCCTCAGCATCCCAATACGGTGAACCCAGCCCGGTGAACGCCGGCACGAGATAGACTCCGCCATTGTCTTTTGCCTGCGCCGCCAAGTGCTCGATCTCGGCCGCCGAGTTGATGATTTGCAATTCATCGCGCAGCCACTGCACCACGGCGCCCGCGACAAACACCGAGCCTTCGAGCGCATATTGCACTTTGCCGCCGCCGATCTGCCAGGCAATCGTGGTCAGCAGGCCGTGCTTCGAAGCAAACACCTGCCCGCCGGTTTGCATGAGCATGAAACAGCCGGTGCCATAGGTGTTTTTCAGCATGCCCGGCTGAAAACAGGTTTGCCCGAACAGGGCGGCTTGCTGATCGCCCGCGATGCCGGCAATCGGAATCTCCGCGCCCAACCACTCCGCAGCCGCCAGCCCAAAGAGGCTGCTGCTGGGCCGCACTTTGGGCAGTAGCGCCGCCGGAATATCGAACGCCGCCAGCAAATCGCGATCCCAATCAACTTCATGAATGTTGAACAACATTGTGCGCGAGGCATTCGAGCAATCCGTCGCGTGAACCTTGCCGCCGGTCAGCTTCCACAACAGCCAGGTGTCGATCGTACCGAAGGCGAGATCGCCCTGCTGGGCGCGCGGCCGCAGCCCCGGAACATTGTCCAACAGCCACTTGATTTTCGTGGCGGAGAAATAGGGATCCGCCACCAGGCCGGTGCGCTGGGAAATCTCCTGGCGCCACTTGCTCGCGCGCAGCTCTTCGCAGATCGCGGCGGTGCGCCGATCCTGCCAGACAATGGCGGGATGCACGGGCATGCCGGTCTTGCGCTCCCACAGCAAAGTGGTCTCGCGTTGATTGGTGATGCCGATCGCCAAGAGGTCGCTGCCGCGCAATCCGGCTTTCTGCAGCGCGGCGCGCGCGGTGCTCAGTTGCGTCTCCCAAATTTCCTCGGGATCATGCTCCACCCAGCCGGGCCGGGGATAATGCTGCTGGAATTCCTGCTGCGCCCAGGCCAGCA of bacterium contains these proteins:
- a CDS encoding cytochrome c, whose translation is MTRKKNSLSPSATTLGLLVLAVLASGCRQDMHDQPRLEPLEGSTVFADGRASRPQVPGTIGRGQLRTDAYLYTGKVGNQLVDRLPVALTPKLLARGQERYNIYCAPCHARLGDGSGMIVQRGMRRPPSLHIQRLREAPAGYFFDVMTNGFGTMYSYADRVPPDDRWAIVAYIRALQLSQNATLDDVPAGQRAQLGATP
- a CDS encoding DUF3341 domain-containing protein, coding for MNTGTKSTNDTALYGLLAEFATPGALLAAAKRTHAEGYRKVDAYSPFPIEGLAEAIHVHRNRLPRIVLIGGLVGCFVGFFFQYYAAVIDYPLNVGGRPFNSWPSFIPITFETTILFAAFTAVLAMFALNGLPQPYHPVFNVEPFERASRDRFFLCIQANDPKFDPLTTRAFLESLQPDAVHEVEP
- the nrfD gene encoding polysulfide reductase NrfD, translated to MAQTETLIKKLTNYRQEAPVLAPGHTYGSITDKVSAIVLTRKTPKGWIIGFTIAFAGVMMLFAALAYLFVKGVGIWGINNPVGWGFAIINLVWWIGIGHAGTLISAILLLFRQAWRTSINRFAEAMTLFAVACAGIFPLIHVGRPWLAYWLLPYPNTMALWPQTRSPLAWDVFAITTYASVSALFWYIGLLPDLATLRDRTKNRWLRLIYGFLAMGWRGSAVHWSRYETTYLLLAGLATPLVLSVHTVISFDFAMSIIPGWHATIFPPYFVAGAIYAGFAMVLILAIPLRAIYGLEDFITTVHLRNMAKIMLATGLIVAYGYAVEAFMAWYSGNQYEWYMMWNRWTGPYAPAYWALLLCNLLVPQLLWIEKVQSSTIWLFAISIVVSIGMWLERFVIVVTSLHRDFLPSAWGMYYPTTWDWATYLGTIGLFFALIFLFVRVLPAISIFEMRTLVPTEERK
- a CDS encoding TAT-variant-translocated molybdopterin oxidoreductase, with protein sequence MSTMTDTPHLDLEEIRRRLNGKQGKQYWRCLEELAETPAFQQFVENEFAPGVVDYSSAVNRRNFLKFMGASLALAGLNACTRQPVEKIFPYVQPPEQIVPGKPVYFATAMLQRGFAQGLLAESHMGRPTKVEGNPEHPASLGATDIFAQASVLTLYDPDRAQVVTRTGRVSTWEAFLSEFNLKLEALRQKQGAGLRVLTETVTSPTLADQLQRMRAAFPAAKWHQYEPTSRDHARAGATLAFGEVVETHYRFDRAAVVLALDADFLIDHPNSVRYAREFSSQRRVVDGEQKMNRLYMIESTPTLTGSMADHRWALPPAALENIVRAVAAECGIGSTPAALDSGQEKWIKAIADDLKSHRGAGIVIVGDSQPPVVHLLAHALNHALGNAGNTVVYTAPVEAEPVDQMASLRELVNDMNAGAVEVLVMMGGNPVFTAPADLDFAGALAKVGLRVQLSLHDDETAALCHWHIPESHYLESWSDGRAFDGSVTIIQPLIAPLYNSKSAHEMLAVMLGQSGSSGYDSVREYWQKQHNTPDFETFWQVSVHDGVVANTALPLKSVTFTGQLPPPTGTAAGASLAICFRPDPSVGDGRFANNGWLQELPKPLTKLTWDNAALLSPATAQRLKLQNEEVVELQYQGRTVNAPVWIMPGHPEATVTVHFGYGRSRGGQLASGTGFNAYALRTSAAPWFGHGLEIRKTGERHRLATSQMHHSMENRHLVRTGTLAEFVAHPEFIHEMGHEPAPEMTLYPEHKYEDNAWGMVIDLNACLGCNACTIACQSENNIAVVGKEQVLIGREMHWIRVDRYYEGDLDHPDTYHQPVPCMHCEKAPCEPVCPVGATVHSSEGLNDMVYNRCVGTRYCANNCPYKVRRFNFLLYSDFETPIVKLQRNPDVTVRSRGVMEKCTYCVQRINAARIEAKKEERAIADGEILTACQQVCPAQAIIFGNLNDPNSRVAKLKESPLNYGLLTDLNTRPRTTYLARLRNPNPALAEESSHA
- a CDS encoding cytochrome c family protein, which translates into the protein MAQIFHPSTNTLSKVSIFGAVFFVGGFLWLMLVLERSSYVTQANVVREQPVAFSHRHHVGQLGIDCRYCHTSVEESAFAGIPATKTCMTCHSQIHTTAEILEPVRESWRSDRAIAWVRVNDLPDFAYFNHSIHLKKGVGCVTCHGPIQEMALTWRENPLEMAWCLQCHRNPEKFVRPRDQVFSTTWQAEDQEKLGAQLVQEYQIRKLTDCSICHR
- the glpK gene encoding glycerol kinase GlpK, whose amino-acid sequence is MKYLLALDQGTTSSRSIIFDQEGRMLAWAQQEFQQHYPRPGWVEHDPEEIWETQLSTARAALQKAGLRGSDLLAIGITNQRETTLLWERKTGMPVHPAIVWQDRRTAAICEELRASKWRQEISQRTGLVADPYFSATKIKWLLDNVPGLRPRAQQGDLAFGTIDTWLLWKLTGGKVHATDCSNASRTMLFNIHEVDWDRDLLAAFDIPAALLPKVRPSSSLFGLAAAEWLGAEIPIAGIAGDQQAALFGQTCFQPGMLKNTYGTGCFMLMQTGGQVFASKHGLLTTIAWQIGGGKVQYALEGSVFVAGAVVQWLRDELQIINSAAEIEHLAAQAKDNGGVYLVPAFTGLGSPYWDAEARGTIVGLTRGTNRSHLARAALEAIAYQARDLAEAMQEDANTTITELRVDGGAVRNDLLMQFQADIVPTPVVRPAVTETTALGAAYLAGLAVGCWRDLDDLAQHWREETRFSPRMPEDERQHLYQNWRKAVTRARGWLRSQ